The Cyprinus carpio isolate SPL01 chromosome A10, ASM1834038v1, whole genome shotgun sequence nucleotide sequence acttttttaaaaaaaaaaaaacataaaaaaattaattttgatcaGCACTGTACttgccaagttttttttttttatctaatatttattaatttcatttagctttatttccattcacaaacatgtttcttaatagttttagttaacgataccAACGCTGCATCGCGTACCAGGATTCGGCTGCATGCTGGGAATCAGTGGTGGTATTTTGGGAGATTTCAGCAGAGGCTGCGGTTTGGTCCCTAAAATGCCAGGCTTCAGATTAGATGACATGGAGGGCAGCAGCGGAGGAGGAGATTTGAAGGGCTGACAGAAAGAAACCAGAGAAAGAGACAAACCTTCTGAAGATCaggcataaaaaataacattgtacACTCCTTCATAACACTCGCATATCATTAATTATCCAGCATCTTTACATGCATCTTGAAACCAAACGTTTACATTTGTTTGTCATTGTAGATTagaaattgtaatattgttttaacAACACGGTACTGACTCACATTTTCACAGAACAAATACTGATTGttgatataaatgttaataaatctaaatttaattataaGGCAAAATTAACCTTTCACTGTTACAGATATGCATTGTTTGCAcatgttaatattataaataatgtgacactgtgacactgaagactgcagtaatgatgctgaaaattcagctttgatcacagaaataaattctattttaatatacattcaaatagaaaccagttattttaaattataataatatttcacaatattactgtattttttaacaaataaatgcacccttggtgagcagaagtgacTTTCAACAAAGGttcagaccccaaacatttaacaCGTAGTGTTTGTTTAGTGGAAATTCATATTTCTGTGCTTTGAAACAGAATAGTAGTTATAAGGGTGAACCTCAAGAACAATACTTCAATCCAAAATCaagataaatgcattatttactgtacaactacacaaaattattattctCATTGTACTGTACAAATAGTGTATTACAAGCATTGCTGATGCAAATACACGGAGATGCACACAGAAATGTGCTTTTTCAACAAACTGTGCATTTCTATAATCTTCGTAAAGAGGATGTTATTGAAATATTAGCCCAAAACATTTCTGCCCACCTGTCCGTTGAGCGTTTGAACTTTCTGTGCCGTCCAGCTGATGGGCTTCAGGGGGTCCTGGACCGCTTTCACCAGCACTTTCTCACCCACCAGAGGCACACGGCCCACTACAACACTGTGACACACACCACAAACCCTCACATCAACCTGACACCCGTTATGACTGATTCATACAGaataaaccaaacacacacacctgactggGAAATGAACCTCCTGATCCACAATCCCATGATGCTCCTGCATCTGTGTGACCACCCCGGTGAACACACGCTGCCTCATCTGAACACAGAATCATCCAAAGATCACACAATAATAGATCAGAGAGTGCATCTTTATGCACAATGAACAGATTCCCatcatatatatacatcatatatgtCTCCATATCAGATTTTCTTTTCTCCTTTGCATGCAAAGTAAGTATACTGAGTGTTCGggacacatgcatgcatacacagtGGAAATGCACGAATGAAATATGTGAAATAATTTGTCTGCTTGTTGTGTAGGTCAGCAGCAGCATGTGTGAGCTTTACTTCCTCCTGGTGCATCAGCGGCTTTACAGGAACGGCAGTTTAATGCAGCTTTCCCATATCCAACGATTATTATATAGGACTTATCTATTAGGAGAGGTGTTCGTTAATGTGCTGCGGCGTTTTAAAGGTGAAACTTACCTGTATTTTGCGTTCGGTGTCTGTTTTTCCTCCACGTTAGTGCTTTTGTTTGTCTTCTGTCAGGGCGTTTCGCATCAGCGACATCAAGCGGTCAGTCCGAGTAACTGCAGGTGAAACGCCTTAAACTGCGTTTGGTTATAAATACACCATGAAAGACCGGACACAAACGTTAAATGTGACGCATCAATTCTTGGATCGTTTTTTAGACTTTGATGTTCTTCCTACGCGGTCGTTTTTTGTGTGAAAGCGACGCCGTGTGGTTTGACCTGCAGTTCTCCTCCAGTGCCGTGGGTGGCGCTGAGGCGCGGCGGGGTTTTAATGTCTCGCTCGTCTGTGCGCAAACACACGTGTGAAGATGGAGGAAGATACTGTACACTTTCACGAGATGGGTTTAGACGATCGGATATTAAAGGTAAAATAATCAATCGTGCTAATAATACAAAGTCTGTCCACCTCTAAACGCTATCATCAGTTGGTTTAGTGCAGTTTGATTGTGgttacattatgtttttatgcTAACATCGCACATCGGCACTGTCATTATATGAGTTGATATATTACTTaaatattgtattcattttattctatctgttttattaGGCTCTATGCCAACGTTTCTTTCTGTGTAAACAGGTTTCCCATAAATACCATTCTTATATTTAGTTATGTGGTTACTATAGTTCCTGAATATTGTAGTTTAAACAGTAAAACTCTGATTATTTGCTATTATACAAGAAATATACAACAAATGTTTAAAGGAGagctttatatatttacatgcttGTATgtattattcacaaatatatgtatatatgtaaaataaatattcatttaaatgaaattaaaataattgtgtatgtgtgtatatatatatatatatatattatatatatatatatatatatatatacacacaacacaaaaacactaacacacaattttaaatatttgaaaaacacaaacatataaatatattattatacatgcatgcatatacatatatatatatagacaatactacacacataatgtaaaaatatccatagtttgcacacacatatatttattaaaaaatatttagtacatatattagtaaattaaaaattattccaattttttaaaaactctctctctctctctctatatatgtaaataattaatataagtaAATTTGTAACAACCGAATTTCAGATGTGCTTCACATGATTTGTGTCACTGCATGTTGATGTCacaaatcacaaaacatttttgctgTATTAGTGCTGTCCACTTGTGACTGGGATGAAgctgtgtttgtttctctctcaggCTCTGGCTGATTTAGGCTGGTCTCAGCCCACCCTCATCCAGGAGAAAGCCATCCCGCTGGCGCTCGAGGGGAAAGATCTGCTGGCCCGAGCTCGAACCGGATCAGGGAAAACCGCAGCCTACGCGATCCCACTCATCCAAAGAATCCTCACGTCCAAACAGGTGACACGTTATTTACACTAACTTTGGCCTCAGTGACAGAGGAGTCAGTTCAAACATAACACACAGTTTATTGTTGTGTCCAGACTGTACGTGAGCAGGCCATCAGAGCTCTAGTCCTGGTCCCGACCAAAGAACTGGGTCAGCAGGTCCAAACCATGATCCGACAGCTCACTGCGTTCTGCAGCAGAGACGTGCGAGTGGCCGACATCTCCGGGAAGGCAGATATATCGGCACAGAAGTCAGTACCACagcaaaatatagttttaatgccgataaagaaatcaaaatcaacaaaaataaaaactacaaaaaaaatttctaaaaaatgtcACGAAATGTTTGATTTACTCTGAAATGACTTAAGAATGGGTGTTTTATTAATGAAAGGAACCCcagattaaaaatgttacattttagtattatttatatacaaacatatttttatattatttatatattttatagttttagttaacgataaccCTGCTCAGGTCAAACCAAGTTCATCAAGGAATTGTTTGAATCTCATTTAAGCTCTTAAGTCTCACTCTGagtgtaatgaaatattttttacaggcCGATATTAATGGAGAAGCCGGACATTGTGGTGAGCACACCGTCCCGTGTTCAAGCCCACATTAACGCCCAGAACCTGCAGCTTCAGACTTCATTAGAGATGCTGGTCATCGACGAGGCTGATCTTCTCTTCTCCTTTGGGTTTGAGGCAGACCTTAAAAGCCTGCTGTGGTACgttttcattaaaacagcatgGGACACAAATGACCTGCATGTCTTGTTAGCTTTATTACCTTTTGTAGTACCATATTCTCCAGAAAACAAGTCGAGTCAAAACTGGATTGTTGAGAGGAAATAAAGACACTTGTCATcattacattcaaaaataatgtaaaatactgataaataaaatgaaacatttaaacacattataaGCATGTATTTTAGTTTGCATCATTCCACAGTAAATTCTTTCAATTCAACAGTATTCAGAAcagaatttaataaatataagtataaagcAAGCataaattatacttatttattgTGAGACAGAAagtgaaatgcagaaataaaCCTGGGCTCACGTATTCAGAATCCAAAAGTGTGCAGtttatgcatgttttgtgtgCATCACGTTAATTGTTGTATATAAGTCGCAGCTCGTTTTAGatgataaaaatgtaacttatatTCCAGAAAATACTGTCCGGCAAGTTTTGTAACGGTAAATACATCTCactttctgcaggtcttaaaaaggcaTAATTCCGCTTTTCCACAAATTAACACCTTAAAAAGAGCAGAGagttttaaattcataaagtcatggcattaaatgttgcatgcattgcaataaaaaaataaaataaaattgtatatcttcctcagtattcttttgtcaaaaacaaatttCTAAATATTCTCAAATCAAGATTTATTTATGTGAAATGCAAAATGAAGTGAATgtatgctgaaaacaaatatgtgtccctggagcacaaaagcagtcttgagtctctggggtatatttgtagcaacagccaaaaatacattgtatgggtcaaaattatagatttttcttttatgccaaaaatcattaggatattaagtaaagatcatgtttcatgaagatatttagtaaatttcctactgtaaatatatcaaaacataatttttgattagtaatatgcattgctaagaacttcatttgaacaactttaaagatgattttctcaatatttagatttttttgcttccctcagattccagattttcaatagttgtatctcagacaaatattgtcctcctaacaaaccatacatcaatggagagattatttattcagctttcagatgatgtattaatctcaatttcgaaaaatgacccttatgactggttttgtgctccagagtcacatgtGTGTCAGTGACACATGAAAACTTGTTTCTCTTtgaattaagtagatttttctCAGCCTATTAGCCAGTATTTGTTCTCCCTTTAATCATAAACtcaattcattttgattaatttctcaGTAAACATGAGTTATCATCTTAACATTTTCCATctagtttgatttaaaaatcattagatATTCGCcctggaaaacaagacacaaatactgATCACTTTTGCAGCCTAATCAGAAGCTACAGTGAAAGTTACTTCCATATTCTAGTgtttaaaagcagtttttttttttaatgaagatctgTTGGAAGTTGTATCAGCACAGCAgcacttcaaagtttgaaaatacagcTTCAAAATGTAGCATTCTAacacctgcagaaaccctgatagAGCTCCAGCGTCTAGTATTTGTCTGTGTTCACCTCTGCAGTCACTTACCCAAGATCTACCAGGCGTTCCTCATGTCTGCGACGCTGAATGACGACGTCCAGGCCCTGAAGGAGCTGGTCCTCCACAATCCTGTGAGTGCAGCAGCGTCAGCGCCGGCGCCAGCAGCTGGTGTGTTTGACTGGATCTGACGCTTTCCTCCGTCTGTCGCAGGTGATGCTGAAGCTCCAGGGATCTCAGCTGCCCGACAGCTCTCAGCTCCAGCAGTACAGCGTCCGGTGCGAGGAGGAGGACAAGTTCCTGCTCATCTACACCCTCCTGAAGCTCGGCCTGGTTCAAGGGAAGTCGCTCGTGTTCGTCAGAGATGTAGACCGCTGTTACCGGCTCAAGCTGTTTTTGGAGCAGTTCAGCATCCCTGCTTGTGTCCTGAACTCTGAGCTGCCCATTCACTCCAGGTGAGGGAGGAGACTAGAGAGTCAGCGGTAATCTGTGTACTTTCCTGAAGCTGCAGGGTGTCATTGCTGCACTATCTGCAGGgttattatcataaaaaaaatttttttgttgctttttaatgTGAAGTTTCAGTACATTAAACAAAAtgacatttggaaaaaaaaaaacattttattttagttagaaaATTTCACACATTCATTTACTTTAAcaactaaaattaatacaaaacacacacacacaaacacacacacacacacacacacacacacacacacaacacactattttctaaaaaaaaacaaaaaccaaaaaaaaaaaaactaaaaacatatatatatatatatatacacacactatattctaaaaaatagcaaaaacctacaacaaaaattctaaaaactaaaattaaagtcagaagagagaaaattaaagtaaaatcaaattcaaaatatgaaccaAAACTGTTATATTTAACACTGGTGTAAAGTCACTTTCAGggttattattaaaaacttttttgttaaaactgaagtaaaatacaaatataagaaaagataattgaaaattagaaataagCTTAAGTTGAAGCAGTAAAATTACTAGATTGaaagaaactgaaacaaaatgtaaaacaaaaattgaaaattattgGAAAATTCAAAATTGAAATGATAGAAAATtccttaatgaaaaaataaaaaaaaacctaaaatctagttcaaaatataaacattaactttGATGCTTAACATGTGTGTCAGGTCATTCCAggattattattacaaatatgtttgttaaaaataaaacaaaattaaaacaaaaactactaaaaatattagaaatattagaaaaagtcggagcactaaaattactaaatggaaagaaactgaaaaataaatggaaaaatatttattctaaagaaaaagaaaatcatatgtgttaataatattaaatgtccTAACTCCTCTGAAACAGCATTTTCTCTCCTGCTGATGTAAGCAAGGCATGAGGCtggattaaaataatattaaccagtaatatatatatatatatatatatatatatatatatatatatatatatatatatatatatatatatatatatatataaattattactacGCTCTGAATATTGTTTAACTCCGATACATCAGATTGTAGATGTTAAATGTGTaggaaatgctgtttttatgttgcatttgtattgtgtttttcagGTGTCACATTATCAGTCAGTTTAATCAAGGCTTCTACAATTACATCATCGCCACAGACGAGCAGGGACTGGAGAATCCCGCTCGACATTCCCAGAAAACCCCGGAGAaagggaagaagaaaaagaagaagtaaTGCAGCTGAAGTGCACGAAACATATCATTTTGTTTATCATCTTAAAAAAGTGTGGTGTGTTGGaaatgatttgtgttttaaatattaatgctatTGTTGTTGCTCTCCTCCAGAGGAAAAGACAAGGAGTACGGCGTCTCCAGAGGAATCGACTTCCACAACGTGTCTAATGTGATCAACTTTGATTTCCCCGCTTCAGTCGAGTCCTACATCCACCGCGTCGGCAGGTGTGCAGAGAGTTATTACTGCTGTAGACAATTAGTGCATTTGAAGATCAGTTCTTAAATCCCAAGATCGATCTTTAAGTCTGTGCTGTTTCAGTTGATGCGTGAATAAAATTTCAGACATTATATAGCGTGCCTCCCGTCCAGTAAGAATTAAGAAACAcatctcagctttcaaattctatCCATTTTAtgaggaaattcaaacaataaatgcagtttttacacTCTTTGAtgttctttaatgccaaaaatcattaggatattaagtaaagatcatgttccatgaagatatttagtaaatgtcctaccataaatatatcaaaacttcattttttattagtaatatgcattgctaagaattcatttggacaactttaaagatgattttctcaatatttagatttttttgcaccctcagattccagattttcaaatatttgtatctcagacaaatattgtccaatcataACAAaccacatcaatggaaagatgatttattcagctttcagatgatgcataaatcccaattttgaaaaattgacacttaagactggttttgtgctccagggtcacatatgtattaTTCCTAGTTTATTCCaatgaatgaaaaaacatttctaatagttttagctaacaataacaacactgatttttTCCCGCTTCTCTTTAGAACGGCTCGTGCGGATAATCCGGGCTCTGCGCTCTCCTTCATATCACACACAGAACTTCAAATGCTCGCCGAGGTCGAAAACACTCTTACTGGAGGTAAAAATGAACGTTTTCAGAAATGAATGGTCACAGAAAACTTCATCTGGCCTGCTTTTGTTGTTCAAAACCTAAAATTCCATTATAAAACTcagagttccggtccttgattctgattggctgagccacgttAGAAGCTGTTATAAATGATTTTACAAagtaacatacacctttgtttatgtttgtgtgttgcttggcaaccactttgttggaaccacaactgattctgaggaactacattgtttggtggaagaatactgttttattgtattaatatcattacacttaaACCAGCTTTTTGGTGctttaaactaacattaaaatattataaataaaatgctggTATTGTGTAGAATATGGGCCCTTTATCTTTACAGTATTTGTTTTCAGAGGGCTCACATGACAGCGTTCTGAAGCCGTACGGGTTCAAAATGGAGGAAATCGAGGGATTCAGATACAGATGTCGGGTATGTTTGTGTCCTCACGCAGCACTGAAGCCGTGTTTGTGCTTTTGGCTGACT carries:
- the ddx56 gene encoding probable ATP-dependent RNA helicase DDX56, giving the protein MEEDTVHFHEMGLDDRILKALADLGWSQPTLIQEKAIPLALEGKDLLARARTGSGKTAAYAIPLIQRILTSKQTVREQAIRALVLVPTKELGQQVQTMIRQLTAFCSRDVRVADISGKADISAQKPILMEKPDIVVSTPSRVQAHINAQNLQLQTSLEMLVIDEADLLFSFGFEADLKSLLCHLPKIYQAFLMSATLNDDVQALKELVLHNPVMLKLQGSQLPDSSQLQQYSVRCEEEDKFLLIYTLLKLGLVQGKSLVFVRDVDRCYRLKLFLEQFSIPACVLNSELPIHSRCHIISQFNQGFYNYIIATDEQGLENPARHSQKTPEKGKKKKKKGKDKEYGVSRGIDFHNVSNVINFDFPASVESYIHRVGRTARADNPGSALSFISHTELQMLAEVENTLTGEGSHDSVLKPYGFKMEEIEGFRYRCRDAMRSVTKQAVKEARLKEIKQELLNSEKLKTYFEDNPRDLQLLRHDKDLHPAVIKPHLKNVPDYLIPTALKSLVNPLKRRKKKKNKADGVMLSSFKKNSRGKNPLKSFRYARKKRERKAGKS